In Amia ocellicauda isolate fAmiCal2 chromosome 5, fAmiCal2.hap1, whole genome shotgun sequence, a genomic segment contains:
- the nfkbib gene encoding NF-kappa-B inhibitor beta — protein sequence MAGIQRQHPETGPTTPAEFGFGLSKPLCQEAGEWCDSGLDSLGPPGFGDAELHCEWKTAPPSVDRDPARPGPDPAADTCASLGGDRLDSALGDSITEELLSSISLGLGTMDLAAGEGGDTAGTSSAEPDPAQEQLARDELFKTMTFISEDGDTALHLALIHEHWPFLQYLLSVVSLNSAWTCYLDIQNHLHQTALHIAVIVNRWECVHRLLCAGANPELQERGGNTALHIACREGRVECVRALVAIGGNRAQLHVTNYTGVTALHLAVQRGDEEIVRLLLDAGVNVNQSDQGSGHTPLHWAVEKQNPTLVQLLLSRGAVVNAPTYAGHTPLQFALYRPNTEVRRLLRAGGAAEPQEEEDEEEDEEEEIESEEEFDDLTINGHRVL from the exons ATGGCCGGGATACAGCGACAGCACCCGGAGACGGGCCCCACGACCCCGGCCGAGTTCGGGTTTGGGCTCAGCAAGCCGCTGTGCCAGGAGGCGGGGGAATGGTGCGACAGCGGGCTCGATTCGCTCGGCCCGCCTGGGTTCGGCGACGCCGAGCTGCACTGCGAGTGGAAGACGGCCCCCCCCTCTGTGGATCGCGACCCGGCTCGCCCCGGCCCAGACCCCGCTGCTGACACCTGCGCCTCTCTCGGTGGAGACCGGCTGGACTCGGCGCTGGGAGACTCCATCACAGAGGAGCTGCTGAGCAGTATCTCCCTGGGGCTCGGTACTATGGACCTGGCCGCGGGGGAGGGCGGAGACACGGCAGGTACCAGCTCAGCCGAACCGGATCCAGCCCAGGAGCAGCTGGCCAGGGATGAGCTGTTCAAGACGATGACGTTTATCTCGGAGGATGGAGACAC GGCTCTCCACCTGGCTCTGATCCATGAGCACTGGCCATTCCTGCAGTACCTGTTGAGTGTGGTGTCTCTGAACTCTGCCTGGACGTGCTACCTGGATATCCAGAACCACCTGCACcag ACCGCCCTGCACATTGCTGTGATCGTGAACCGCTGGGAGTGTGTGCACAGGCTGCTGTGTGCCGGCGCGAATCCCGAGCTGCAGGAACGGGGGGGCAACACCGCCCTGCACATCGCCTGCCGGGAGGGCCGGGTGGAGTGCGTGCGGGCGCTCGTGGCAATCGGTGGCAACCGCGCACAGCTGCACGTCACCAACTACACAG gagtgaCGGCACTGCACCTCGCAGTACAGAGGGGAGACGAGGAGATCGTCAGGCTGCTGCTGGACGCTGGAGTCAATGTCAACCAGAGC gaccagggctccGGCCACACTCCCCTGCACTGGGCTGTGGAGAAGCAGAACCCCACGCTGGTGCAGCTCCTGCTGAGCCGGGGGGCGGTGGTCAATGCCCCCACCTACGCCGGGCACACCCCGCTGCAGTTCGCCCTCTACAGGCCCAACACAGAGGTGCGGCGGCTGCTCCGGGCCGGGGGAGCCGCCGAGccacaggaggaggaggacgaggaggaggatgaggaggaggagattgAGAGCGAAGAG GAGTTTGACGACCTGACCATCAATGGCCATCGTGTGCTGTAA
- the LOC136749427 gene encoding gap junction delta-2 protein-like has protein sequence MGEWTILERLLEAAVQQHSTMIGRILLTVVVIFRILIVAIVGETVYEDEQTMFMCNTLQPGCNQACYDKAFPISHIRYWVFQIILVCTPSLCFITYSVHQSAKQRDRRYSFLYPLLERDYGHGHGGGARRLRNINGILLQNPEGGGGGGGGGKEEPDCLEVKEIPNAPRGLTQGKSAKVRRQEGISRFYIIQVVFRNALEIGFLAGQYFLYGFNVPAIFECDRYPCVKEVECYVSRPTEKTVFLVFMFAVSGICVLLNLAELNHLGWRKIKTAIRGVQARRKSICEVRKKDVSHLTQAPNLGRTQSSESAYV, from the exons ATGGGAGAATGGACGATCCTGGAGCGGCTCCTGGAGGCCGCGGTGCAGCAGCACTCCACCATGATCGGCAG GATTCTGCTGACGGTGGTGGTGATATTCCGGATCCTGATCGTGGCGATCGTGGGGGAAACGGTGTATGAGGATGAGCAGACCATGTTCATGTGCAACACGCTGCAGCCCGGCTGCAACCAGGCCTGCTACGACAAAGCCTTCCCCATCTCGCACATCCGTTACTGGGTGTTCCAGATTATCCTGGTGTGTACGCCCAGTCTGTGCTTCATCACCTACTCCGTGCACCAGTCTGCCAAGCAGCGTGACCGCCGCTACTCCTTCCTGTACCCGCTGCTGGAGCGCGACTACGGCCACGGTCATGGGGGGGGCGCGCGCAGGCTCCGGAACATCAACGGCATCCTGCTGCAGAACCccgagggtggggggggcgggggcggggggggcaaggaggagCCGGACTGCCTGGAGGTGAAGGAGATCCCGAACGCGCCGCGCGGGCTGACGCAGGGCAAGAGCGCCAAGGTGCGGCGGCAAGAGGGCATCTCACGTTTCTACATCATTCAGGTGGTGTTCCGAAACGCGCTAGAGATCGGCTTCCTGGCGGGGCAGTACTTCCTGTACGGCTTCAACGTGCCGGCCATCTTCGAATGCGACCGCTACCCCTGCGTGAAGGAGGTGGAGTGCTACGTGTCGCGGCCCACCGAGAAGACGGTCTTCCTGGTGTTCATGTTCGCCGTCAGCGGCATCTGCGTGCTGCTCAACCTGGCCGAGCTCAACCATTTAGGCTGGCGGAAGATCAAGACGGCGATCCGCGGCGTGCAGGCCCGGCGCAAGTCCATTTGCGAGGTGCGCAAGAAGGACGTGTCCCACCTCACGCAGGCGCCCAACCTGGGCCGCACGCAGTCCAGCGAGTCCGCATACGTGTGA
- the nop53 gene encoding ribosome biogenesis protein NOP53: protein MAAASRKRRVAAGSDGFLSLNAGLDGTESGIKRRKRVNKNKKKSWLKHSDIQDVEEFLDDVRLQERATGGLVAEKPDDSLFFVDTGDQKEEEEPAVGKTRPLRIDLILQPDSRVPAPKDVLAHQQPNAKKLRRISQRAERLAARGVLPRKQRLMQKRLGGASKRGMRPVPNNHPQRDYYDLWGSSEMSTEDPYYLEQTKKKLVKRPDRLSVKPSSLPAVEVIAPGGSYNPDFYSHQALLLQAHEVEERRQKVEQRLQRQLAVPRESRATEESVMQEQVQGLLEEEEEEEEEEEQNPRASLTTQNTTREKKTEKQRRKEREEKEKARTRLAQREQTDKQQQWFRLRSIKAELQRRAQVTAQRRQRRQERREAEKTQPRRLGRLRFEAPDLEVQLSDELPGSLRQLKPEGSLLKDRFKSLQKRNLIEPRERAKFKLKHKLKYVEKRAFKEITL, encoded by the exons ATGGCGGCGGCCAGTCGCAAGAGACGCGTGGCGGCGGGCAGCGACGGTTTTCTGAGTCTGAACGCGGGTTTGGACGGGACCgagtccggcattaagaggagGAAACGGGTtaacaaaaacaagaagaagAGCTGGCTGAAACACAGCGACATACAGGACGTGGAGGAGTTTCTGGACGACGTACGACTACAGGAGAGAGCGACTGG GGGCCTGGTTGCAGAGAAACCTGATGACAGCCTGTTTTTCGTGGACACAGGAGACCAAAAGGAAG AGGAGGAGCCTGCAGTGGGCAAGACTCGGCCCCTGAGGATAGACCTGATCTTGCAGCCCGACTCTCGCGTCCCTGCGCCCAAAGA TGTTCTCGCACACCAACAGCCTAATGCAAAGAAGCTGCGCCGGATATCCCAGAGGGCCGAGCGGCTGGCAGCACGTGGGGTGTTGCCACGGAAACAGCGGCTCATGCAGAAACGGCTGGGAGGGGCCAGTAAGCGGGGGATGCGTCCGGTGCCCAACAACCACCCGCAGAGAGACTATTACGACCTGTGGGGCAGCAGTG AGATGTCTACTGAGGACCCCTACTACCTAGAACAGACCAAGAAGAAGCTTGTGAAG CGTCCCGACAGGCTCAGTGTGAAGCCCTCGTCTCTCCCTGCTGTGGAAGTCATCGCCCCGGGAGGCTCCTACAACCCAGACTTCTACTCCCACCAG GCTCTGCTACTGCAGGCCCATGAGGTGGAGGAGCGCAGGCAGAAGGTGGAGCAGCGGCTGCAGAGACAGCTGGCCGTCCCCCGTGAAAGCCGAGCCACAGAG GAGTCAGTAATGCAGGAGCAGGTACAGGGTCTgctggaggaggaagaggaggaggaagaggaggaggagcagaatCCCAGGGCCAGCCTAACAACCCAGAACACCACCAGGGAGAAGAAAACTGAGAAACAGAgacggaaagagagagaggagaaagagaaG GCCCGGACCCGGCTGGCCCAGCGGGAGCAGACGGACAAGCAGCAGCAGTGGTTCCGGCTGCGGTCCATCAAGGCAGAGCTGCAGCGCAGGGCCCAGGTTACGGCCCAGAGGCGGCAGCGGCGGCAGGAGCGCAGGGAGGCAGAGAAAACACAGCCCCGCCGGCTGGGGAGGCTGCG ATTCGAGGCTCCTGACCTGGAGGTGCAGCTGAGTGACGAGCTCCCCGGCTCCCTGAGGCAACTGAAG CCAGAGGGCAGTCTCCTCAAGGACCGATTCAAGAGCCTGCAGAAGAGGAACCTGATCGAGCCCAGAGAGAGAGCCAA GTTCAAGCTGAAACACAAACTGAAGTACGTGGAGAAGAGAGCTTTCAAGGAAATCAC GCTGTAG
- the h3f3c gene encoding H3 histone, family 3C, translating into MARTKQTARKSTGGKAPRKQLATKAARKSAPSTGGVKKPHRYRPGTVALREIRRYQKSTELLIRKLPFQRLVREIAQDFKTDLRFQSAAIGALQEASEAYLVGLFEDTNLCAIHAKRVTIMPKDIQLARRIRGERA; encoded by the exons ATGGCTCGTACTAAGCAGACCGCCCGTAAGTCCACCGGGGGGAAGGCCCCACGCAAGCAGCTGGCCACCAAGGCTGCTCGTAAGAGTGCGCCCTCTACTGGAGGGGTGAAGAAACCACATCGTTACAG GCCCGGGACAGTGGCTCTGAGAGAGATCAGACGCTACCAGAAGTCCACCGAACTTCTGATCCGGAAGCTGCCGTTCCAGCGGCTGGTCAGAGAGATCGCCCAGGACTTCAAGACTGACCTGCGCTTCCAGAGCGCTGCCATCGGGGCCCTGCAG gaggCCAGCGAGGCATACCTGGTGGGCCTGTTTGAGGACACTAACCTGTGTGCCATCCACGCCAAGAGAGTCACCATCATGCCCAAAGACATCCAGCTGGCCCGCCGCATCCGTGGGGAGCGTGCCTAG